One Roseiconus lacunae genomic region harbors:
- a CDS encoding trypsin-like peptidase domain-containing protein produces MSGCQPQPLSEQPSPLAQQQTVSGPDVPANAIWRAYFALGEKAIQPDKVNATGFACRFPTGEKKTTYLVTVLHAAEERETPFTELDEVERIRQSIRTIGATEAYGASDSMKVIGMMADPPTDQLSDESSILYDVALVEPGKVGMKAFGLAAAPVTVDSKVYLATAVYGGAPASQTTHEAKITAVNPDGTIAYRFINERLSLQAADGAPLLDESGEVVGMHVHADEATDGVAGVGISMPDYWKRYTGSLDS; encoded by the coding sequence ATGTCTGGTTGTCAACCTCAGCCGCTCAGCGAACAACCGTCGCCGCTGGCGCAGCAACAAACGGTGAGCGGACCTGATGTCCCTGCGAACGCGATTTGGCGAGCGTATTTTGCACTCGGCGAAAAAGCGATTCAGCCGGACAAGGTCAATGCGACTGGATTTGCTTGTCGTTTTCCGACTGGCGAGAAGAAGACCACCTACCTGGTCACCGTTCTGCATGCGGCGGAGGAACGTGAAACCCCTTTCACCGAACTCGACGAGGTCGAGCGGATTCGGCAATCGATTCGAACGATCGGTGCGACCGAGGCCTATGGTGCCAGCGACAGCATGAAGGTCATTGGGATGATGGCTGATCCGCCAACGGATCAACTGTCCGATGAATCAAGTATCTTGTACGACGTCGCTTTGGTTGAGCCCGGTAAAGTTGGCATGAAGGCGTTTGGTTTAGCGGCTGCCCCGGTGACTGTCGATAGTAAGGTCTACCTTGCGACCGCAGTTTATGGAGGTGCCCCTGCGAGTCAAACGACTCATGAGGCAAAGATCACGGCGGTCAATCCGGACGGAACGATTGCTTACCGATTTATCAATGAACGCTTGTCATTGCAAGCCGCCGACGGAGCTCCATTGTTGGATGAGTCCGGGGAGGTGGTCGGAATGCACGTTCATGCGGACGAGGCGACCGATGGAGTCGCCGGGGTCGGGATTTCGATGCCAGACTATTGGAAACGCTATACCGGATCGTTGGATTCCTAA
- a CDS encoding DUF1559 domain-containing protein, whose product MTAPSFPHPAPQSNSRPPRTGFTLVELLVVIAIIGILVGLLLPAVQAARESARRMQCTNNLKQIGLATLNYESVFKQLPPGPWDGDPGSTSAAGRDANACCRAANAAGWSAQFRILPFLEQDAVYEMATDDAAYWPNRPNNGGEDDVAQVLVPVYYCPTRRPPTGYGSAKFGRVDYAGNAGYYHGRPDTAVNYIPEAPLGAPAVSTRSRSNGGLLKTKGGAIIWAKEGDKRTLAGIRDGLTHSIVFAEKSLPYTEHGLDGGDNERWNNPGWDTDTLRWHFPPKSDSQAYAPDRDQNQGTNWNHYFGSSHTGVHAVMCDGSVQYFDFAIDATVWMQLCVVDDGEVAPNIVE is encoded by the coding sequence ATGACGGCGCCGTCATTCCCCCACCCCGCCCCCCAGTCAAACTCCCGCCCGCCTCGGACTGGTTTTACGCTTGTCGAGCTATTGGTCGTCATTGCGATCATCGGCATCTTGGTTGGTCTGCTTTTGCCTGCGGTTCAAGCCGCTCGCGAATCAGCCCGCCGAATGCAGTGCACGAACAATCTGAAGCAAATCGGGTTGGCAACGCTGAACTACGAAAGCGTTTTCAAGCAACTCCCACCCGGACCTTGGGACGGAGATCCCGGATCGACTTCCGCAGCCGGACGCGACGCGAACGCTTGCTGCCGAGCTGCTAATGCTGCCGGTTGGTCGGCGCAATTTCGCATCCTGCCGTTTCTCGAACAGGATGCTGTTTACGAGATGGCAACCGATGACGCGGCCTACTGGCCGAACCGTCCTAACAACGGTGGTGAGGATGACGTCGCTCAAGTCCTCGTTCCCGTTTATTACTGCCCTACCCGTCGTCCACCGACCGGCTACGGAAGTGCCAAATTTGGACGAGTCGACTACGCCGGTAATGCGGGGTACTACCACGGCCGTCCCGATACGGCAGTCAACTATATTCCCGAAGCTCCGTTAGGAGCGCCCGCCGTTTCAACCCGCAGCCGAAGCAACGGTGGTCTGCTGAAGACCAAAGGCGGGGCGATCATCTGGGCCAAGGAAGGTGATAAACGAACCTTGGCTGGTATTCGTGATGGTCTGACTCACAGCATTGTGTTCGCCGAGAAATCACTGCCTTACACCGAGCATGGTCTCGATGGCGGCGACAACGAGCGTTGGAACAATCCTGGATGGGACACCGATACACTGCGTTGGCACTTCCCGCCTAAGAGCGATTCGCAAGCTTACGCTCCCGATCGCGACCAGAATCAAGGCACTAACTGGAACCACTACTTCGGTTCTTCGCATACCGGTGTTCACGCCGTCATGTGCGACGGATCGGTTCAATACTTCGACTTCGCGATTGACGCGACAGTTTGGATGCAGCTTTGCGTCGTCGATGACGGCGAAGTCGCCCCGAATATCGTCGAGTAA